From a single Methylosinus sp. H3A genomic region:
- a CDS encoding ABC transporter substrate-binding protein, with protein MSNKVVGMALAIAFFSFGAHAETVTARVGVIPVIGAAPLFVAEKEGWLREGGLELQTTLFESGPNIVQAAVSGNIDIYVAGVAPAAAGRAKGIDLRVVAALAVDENVLVGGSKLKSFFKKGVAPAAAFKAFRAANGRPAKIATQPPGSVPAANLQYWLREATHTDPADVEIVSIGIDATQQALLANAVDAATVREPTLTIVQQRNPEIVLLAGGSELFPGQPGTVAAVSKDFLEKHPQQVQALVKGLVRAVEELQKNPDRAAPHVEAALSKGIVDSATIRKSLSSPAVHFVVDPRTITESTKALLAYQVTLGAVDKAPSVEGFFDSSFFEKTKIEKAPKK; from the coding sequence TTGTCCAATAAGGTCGTCGGGATGGCCCTCGCCATCGCCTTTTTTTCGTTCGGCGCCCATGCCGAGACGGTCACTGCGCGCGTCGGCGTCATCCCCGTGATCGGCGCGGCGCCCTTGTTCGTCGCCGAGAAAGAGGGCTGGCTCCGCGAGGGCGGGCTCGAGCTCCAGACGACCCTATTCGAATCCGGCCCCAACATCGTGCAGGCGGCGGTGAGCGGCAATATCGACATTTATGTCGCCGGCGTCGCCCCGGCGGCGGCCGGTCGCGCCAAGGGCATCGACCTGCGGGTAGTCGCGGCGCTGGCCGTCGACGAGAATGTGCTGGTCGGCGGATCGAAGCTCAAATCCTTCTTCAAGAAGGGCGTCGCCCCGGCGGCCGCCTTCAAGGCTTTCCGCGCCGCCAATGGCCGGCCGGCCAAAATCGCGACGCAGCCGCCGGGCTCCGTCCCGGCCGCCAATTTGCAATATTGGCTGCGCGAGGCCACTCATACCGATCCGGCCGATGTCGAGATCGTCTCCATCGGCATAGACGCGACGCAGCAGGCGCTGCTCGCCAACGCCGTAGACGCCGCCACCGTGCGCGAGCCGACGCTGACGATCGTGCAGCAGCGCAATCCCGAAATCGTCCTGCTCGCGGGCGGCTCCGAGCTCTTCCCCGGGCAGCCGGGCACTGTCGCCGCCGTCTCCAAGGATTTCCTCGAGAAACATCCGCAGCAGGTTCAGGCGCTCGTCAAAGGCTTGGTCCGCGCGGTCGAGGAGCTGCAGAAGAATCCGGATCGCGCCGCGCCGCATGTCGAAGCGGCGTTGTCCAAGGGCATCGTCGACAGCGCGACGATTCGCAAATCGCTGTCGTCGCCCGCCGTACACTTTGTCGTCGATCCGCGAACGATCACGGAATCGACAAAAGCGCTGCTCGCCTATCAGGTGACGCTCGGCGCGGTGGACAAGGCGCCGAGCGTGGAGGGATTCTTCGATTCGAGCTTCTTCGAGAAGACGAAGATCGAAAAGGCGCCGAAGAAGTAA
- a CDS encoding cold-shock protein, which translates to MATGIVKWFNAQKGFGFIAPDNGGSDAFVHISAVERAGLNDLREGQKVGFELVADRKSGKMSADKLEVLV; encoded by the coding sequence ATGGCGACGGGAATCGTGAAATGGTTCAACGCCCAGAAGGGCTTCGGCTTCATTGCTCCCGATAATGGCGGCAGCGACGCCTTTGTCCATATCAGCGCGGTCGAGCGCGCGGGGCTCAACGATTTGCGCGAAGGTCAGAAGGTGGGCTTCGAGCTCGTCGCTGATCGCAAGAGCGGCAAAATGTCGGCTGACAAGCTCGAGGTTCTGGTCTGA
- a CDS encoding GH36-type glycosyl hydrolase domain-containing protein has translation MNPFLRFAFRRRDASSLWSDKAPVREELFGVERLEQHAESLAAAQSVTARPPVVLSLHTRLDDNAAVLLAAYRATAAKLKNGRGVVPAAEWLLDSYHLVEEQIREIRDDLPPGYYRQLPKLAEGPFAGYPRVFGLAWAFVAHTDSHFDPDILRRFIVAYQRVQPLTIGELWAVAITLRIVLVENLRRLADQITVGRRAREDADALASRLLVAGFARSALETDIATRSPSPLSELFAAQLARRLRDQDPKTTPTLAWLEERLERQGVSIDEVVRHAQQRQGASNVSVRNVITSMRLISDIDWVGLFESVSLVDERLRADSNFAAMDFSTRNLYRSAIEQLARGSSSSELEIADHALKAARAAAAATDDSAEAARVGDPGYHLIAKGRRALERTIAFRPSPQLQFSRFNIRLGIGGYVGAILLVTALLLGAGVWALPMLGLDAGRLTLFALIGFLPATGVAIALVDRAVTSSFGAMTLPGLELTAGVPQSLRTLVAVPTLLTSETDLLEQVERLEIHHLAGAGGDLYFVLLSDGVDAEQETLEGDADLLDVAAQAIEELNRRHPPGLDGDRFLLLHRRRVFNAGENKWMGWERKRGKLHELNRLLRGATDTTFMSVAGRAPTAPADVRYVITLDADTKLPRDAALRLIGKMAHPLNRPRFGDIEQRVIDGYAILQPRVTPSLPVGHEGSLYQRVFSGPGGLDPYASAVSDVYQDLFDEGSFTGKGIYDVDAMEMALAGRIPENSMLSHDLFEGVFARAGLASDVEVVEEFPSRYDVVAKRQHRWTRGDWQLLPFVFALGMGRRAVPWVGRWKMLDNLRRSLLAPFTLMSFGLCWILAPASTDAILLVLAAIATPAFLPTLFSVLPRRAGMRFRNHIGALAADVRLAAMQSFLSVAFLPDQAFRNGDAIARTLARVFVTRRRLLEWTTAAQSKGSPRLDTAGFCRSMAGGAALALVMTTAAVAWVPSSWRQVLPFALLWGMAPALALWVSRSPTLARRLAVSEQDARDLRLTARRNWRYFETFVTPADNMLPPDNFQEAPTPALAHRTSPTNMGLYLLSAIAARDFGWAGTLETVERLEASFGVMQKLQRFKGHFFNWYDTQDLHVLDPAYVSSVDSGNLAGHLIALANACEEWMDLAVSPNAQLGMTDHLRLAREAMDALPAVSSERRRHLSSVLEEIETQLTGARGIEALPATLKRLTEKAARASHEFALPVGDDRSPDLAFWIEALRTAVTENARDRLQIADAPLILKSRLKALADTARAMALEMDFAFLLDPERKLLSIGYSLVDNSLDANCYDLLASEARLASLFAIAKGDVETRHWFRLGRTAIPLGSGSALISWSGSMFEYLMPSLVMRAPAGSLLEQTNGLVVGRQQSYGHSLGIPWGVSESAYNARDLEFTYQYSNFGVPGLGLKRGLSENVVIAPYATGLATMVDPHGAQQNYARLAEMGARGRYGFYEALDFTRSRLQDDEDVAIVRSFMAHHQGMTIVAIANALHHGRMRERFHREPMIQASELLLQERMPRDVAVVRPRVEEARASAPVAVTEGPMVRRLTASAVGAPVTHLLSNGRYSVMLTASGSGYSRWRDIAVTRWREDATCDDWGSFVFLRDTQSGAVWSAAAQPVGSSVEYDEIVFGEDRAEFIRRDGALTTTMDVLVSGEDDGEVRRISLTNSGRRPREIELTSYAEIVLTTASADTAHPAFAKMFVQTEYLGEFGALVATRRRRSHDEPQVWAAHFAVVEREIVADPQYESDRARFVGRNRSVGAAIAMESGRRLSNTVGTVLDPIFSLRHRVTIPPGKIARVAFWTVVASSRNALLDLIDTHHDRNAFNRAKTLAWTQAQVQLRHLDATTEEAADFQRLAAPILYSDRRFRASSAAIIDGAGPQSGLWPHAISGDLPIVLLRIDDIEDIAQVRQILRAHEYWRMKRLGVDLVIVNEHASSYMQDLQVAIETAVRSSQSRPRLGDEAGQGAVYALRADLMSADGRALLQSAARVVLLARRGLIADQLARLPASPIPPPSMRRQKPPPVSRPSPAPRDLEFFNGLGGFDKDGREYVTILDADHATPAPWINVIANPGFGFQVAAEGSGYSWAENSRENQLTPWSNDPVADPTGEAIYVRDETTGDLWSPTAQPIHDGGTYVARHGPGYSRFEHQANGVGLRLLQYVPLAEPIKISRLTIENSSSTPRRLSVTAYAEWVLGPSRGACAPFVVTQIDEATGAILARNPWSVAFSDRVAFADLSGRQTAWTGDRAEFLGRNGALAAPAALIGTTPLSGTTGAGLDPCAALQCVVELGVGESVEVVSLIGQCGSAEEARKLIARYRAADLDAVLDEVTDHWDTLLGTIQVKTPDRAMDIMLNGWLLYQTLACRIFARSAFYQASGAYGFRDQLQDGMALAFAAPDETRRHLLRAAARQFVEGDVQHWWLPHSGQGVRTRISDDRVWLAFATATYVASSGDAAILNEKLPFLEGPRLRRGEHEAFFPPQVADQSASLFEHCARGLDQCLELTGGHGLPLIGGGDWNDGMNRVGEGGAGESVWLGWLLVRTLELFAPLAEARDADRARRWRAHADNVREALEREAWDGEWYRRATFDDGTWLGSKESEECRIDSIAQSWAVLSGAADPMRAAEAMASLERRLIRKDEGLALLFSPPFDKTALDPGYIKGYPPGLRENGGQYSHAAMWAVLAYAQIGAGETASELFALLNPINHARTPEEVERYKVEPYVVAADVYSVTPHVGRGGWSWYTGSAAWMYRAGVEGILGIRREGAVLVVDPCLPTAWPGFDATVEVGATRYEIRVETASNRCRGVSRALLDGEPTPCVEERVRVDLDGRAHRLQIVI, from the coding sequence ATGAACCCTTTTCTTCGCTTTGCTTTCAGGCGCCGCGACGCCTCGTCTCTGTGGAGCGACAAGGCGCCGGTGAGGGAGGAGCTTTTCGGAGTCGAAAGGCTGGAACAGCATGCCGAAAGCCTCGCCGCCGCACAATCGGTGACGGCGAGACCGCCTGTCGTTCTCTCTCTGCACACCCGTCTCGACGACAACGCCGCAGTCTTGCTGGCCGCCTATCGGGCGACCGCAGCCAAGCTGAAAAACGGCCGGGGCGTGGTTCCCGCCGCGGAATGGCTGCTCGACAGCTATCACCTCGTCGAAGAACAAATCCGCGAGATCCGGGACGATTTGCCCCCCGGCTATTATCGCCAGTTGCCGAAGCTGGCCGAGGGGCCATTCGCCGGCTATCCGAGAGTATTCGGCCTCGCCTGGGCCTTTGTCGCCCATACCGACAGTCACTTCGATCCCGACATTCTGCGTCGGTTCATCGTCGCCTATCAGCGTGTTCAGCCTCTCACCATCGGCGAATTATGGGCCGTCGCGATCACGCTGCGCATCGTTCTCGTCGAGAATCTCCGCCGGCTCGCCGACCAGATCACGGTCGGACGCCGCGCGCGCGAGGACGCGGACGCGCTCGCCAGCCGCCTGCTCGTCGCGGGATTCGCCCGATCCGCGCTCGAGACCGATATCGCCACGCGCTCGCCTTCGCCTTTGTCCGAGCTGTTCGCGGCGCAGCTCGCGCGGCGGCTGAGGGATCAGGATCCCAAGACGACGCCGACGCTCGCTTGGCTCGAGGAGCGGCTCGAGCGTCAAGGTGTTTCGATCGACGAAGTGGTGCGGCACGCCCAACAGCGGCAGGGCGCCTCCAATGTCAGCGTGCGCAATGTCATCACCAGCATGCGGCTGATTTCCGATATCGACTGGGTGGGGCTGTTCGAGAGCGTGAGCCTCGTCGACGAGCGGCTTCGCGCGGACAGTAATTTCGCCGCAATGGATTTTTCGACGCGCAATCTCTATCGAAGCGCGATCGAACAATTGGCGCGAGGATCGTCGTCCTCGGAGCTCGAGATCGCCGATCATGCGCTGAAGGCGGCGCGCGCAGCGGCGGCTGCGACCGATGATTCTGCGGAGGCGGCGCGCGTCGGCGATCCCGGCTATCATCTGATCGCCAAGGGTCGGCGCGCGCTCGAGCGAACGATCGCATTCAGGCCGTCTCCGCAGCTGCAATTCAGCCGCTTCAATATCCGTCTCGGCATCGGCGGCTATGTCGGCGCCATCCTGCTCGTCACCGCGCTGCTGCTGGGCGCGGGGGTGTGGGCGCTGCCGATGCTCGGGCTCGACGCCGGCAGGCTGACGCTATTCGCCCTCATCGGGTTTCTGCCGGCGACAGGCGTCGCGATCGCGCTCGTCGATCGCGCCGTCACGTCGAGCTTCGGCGCGATGACGCTGCCGGGGCTCGAGCTCACGGCAGGCGTCCCGCAATCGCTTCGCACGCTCGTCGCCGTGCCGACGCTGCTGACCAGCGAGACCGATTTGCTGGAGCAGGTCGAACGTCTCGAGATCCACCATCTCGCCGGCGCTGGAGGCGATCTCTATTTCGTCCTTTTGTCGGACGGGGTCGACGCGGAACAGGAGACGCTGGAGGGCGACGCCGATCTACTCGACGTGGCCGCCCAGGCGATCGAAGAGCTCAATCGCCGTCACCCACCCGGCCTCGACGGGGACCGCTTTCTTCTGCTGCACCGCCGCCGCGTCTTCAACGCCGGCGAGAACAAATGGATGGGATGGGAGCGCAAGCGCGGCAAGCTGCATGAGCTCAACCGCCTGCTGCGCGGCGCCACCGACACGACCTTCATGTCCGTCGCCGGGCGCGCGCCCACCGCGCCCGCGGACGTGCGCTACGTCATCACGCTCGACGCCGACACGAAGCTGCCGCGAGACGCGGCGCTCCGGCTGATCGGCAAGATGGCGCATCCGCTGAATCGGCCGAGATTCGGCGATATCGAGCAGCGCGTCATCGACGGCTACGCTATTCTTCAACCGCGCGTCACGCCGTCCCTGCCGGTCGGCCATGAGGGCTCTCTCTACCAGAGGGTTTTCTCCGGTCCCGGCGGCTTGGACCCTTATGCGTCGGCCGTCTCCGATGTCTATCAGGATCTCTTCGACGAGGGCTCATTCACGGGAAAGGGCATCTACGACGTCGACGCCATGGAGATGGCGCTCGCCGGACGTATCCCGGAAAACTCCATGCTCAGCCACGACCTCTTCGAGGGCGTGTTCGCGCGCGCGGGCCTCGCCTCCGATGTCGAGGTCGTCGAGGAGTTTCCGTCTCGCTACGATGTCGTCGCCAAGCGCCAGCATCGCTGGACGCGCGGCGACTGGCAGCTGCTTCCCTTCGTGTTCGCGCTCGGAATGGGGCGTCGCGCCGTCCCATGGGTCGGCCGCTGGAAAATGCTCGACAATCTGCGGCGCTCGCTGCTGGCGCCATTCACCTTGATGAGCTTCGGCCTGTGTTGGATCCTCGCGCCTGCGAGCACAGACGCGATCTTGCTCGTTCTCGCCGCCATCGCGACTCCGGCGTTTCTTCCAACCCTTTTTTCCGTGCTGCCGCGTCGAGCCGGCATGCGCTTTCGCAATCACATCGGCGCGCTCGCAGCCGATGTGCGGCTCGCGGCTATGCAGAGCTTTCTTTCGGTCGCCTTCCTGCCCGATCAAGCGTTTCGAAACGGCGACGCCATCGCGCGAACGCTGGCGCGAGTCTTCGTGACGCGCCGGCGGCTTCTCGAATGGACGACGGCCGCGCAATCCAAGGGAAGTCCTAGGCTCGATACCGCCGGCTTCTGCCGCTCGATGGCGGGCGGCGCAGCCCTCGCGCTGGTCATGACGACCGCAGCGGTCGCATGGGTGCCATCATCCTGGCGACAGGTCTTGCCCTTCGCGTTGCTTTGGGGAATGGCGCCGGCGCTGGCCTTGTGGGTCAGCAGATCGCCGACTCTGGCGCGGCGGCTCGCGGTTTCAGAGCAGGATGCGCGCGACTTGCGACTCACCGCGCGTCGCAACTGGCGCTATTTCGAGACATTCGTGACGCCGGCCGACAATATGCTGCCACCCGATAATTTCCAGGAGGCTCCGACGCCGGCGCTCGCGCATCGGACGTCGCCGACGAATATGGGCCTCTATCTGCTCTCCGCGATCGCCGCTCGCGACTTCGGCTGGGCGGGAACGCTGGAGACAGTCGAGCGATTGGAGGCGTCGTTCGGCGTCATGCAAAAGTTGCAACGGTTCAAAGGACATTTCTTCAACTGGTATGACACGCAGGATCTTCATGTGCTCGATCCCGCTTATGTCTCGTCCGTCGACAGCGGCAATCTCGCCGGTCATCTGATCGCGCTCGCCAACGCCTGCGAAGAATGGATGGACCTCGCTGTTTCGCCGAACGCGCAGCTCGGCATGACAGACCATCTCCGGCTCGCCCGCGAGGCCATGGACGCCCTTCCCGCTGTGAGCAGCGAGCGCAGGCGTCACCTCTCCTCCGTCCTCGAGGAGATCGAAACGCAATTGACCGGCGCTCGAGGAATAGAGGCGCTGCCCGCGACGCTGAAACGGCTGACCGAGAAGGCCGCCAGAGCTTCGCATGAGTTTGCGCTCCCGGTCGGAGACGATCGTTCTCCAGATCTCGCGTTCTGGATCGAGGCGCTGAGGACCGCAGTGACCGAAAATGCCCGCGATCGGCTTCAAATCGCCGATGCGCCGCTGATCCTGAAGAGCCGATTGAAGGCGCTCGCCGACACCGCGCGAGCGATGGCGCTCGAGATGGATTTCGCCTTTCTCCTCGATCCGGAGCGGAAGCTGCTGTCCATCGGCTATAGCCTCGTCGACAATAGCCTCGACGCCAATTGTTACGATCTGCTCGCCTCGGAAGCGCGGCTCGCCAGCCTGTTCGCCATCGCCAAGGGAGATGTCGAGACGCGACACTGGTTTCGTCTCGGCCGGACAGCTATTCCTCTCGGGAGCGGATCGGCGCTGATTTCCTGGTCCGGATCGATGTTCGAATATTTGATGCCGTCGCTGGTGATGCGCGCGCCGGCCGGCAGCCTGCTCGAGCAGACCAATGGTCTCGTGGTCGGTCGGCAGCAATCCTACGGACATTCGCTCGGCATTCCATGGGGCGTATCGGAATCCGCTTACAATGCGCGCGACCTGGAGTTCACCTATCAATATTCCAATTTCGGCGTTCCCGGTCTCGGCTTGAAGCGCGGCCTCTCCGAAAATGTGGTGATCGCGCCCTATGCGACGGGTCTCGCCACTATGGTGGACCCGCACGGCGCGCAGCAGAACTACGCGCGCCTCGCCGAGATGGGGGCGAGGGGCCGCTACGGCTTTTACGAGGCGCTCGATTTCACCCGCTCGCGACTTCAAGACGATGAAGACGTGGCGATCGTGCGCAGCTTCATGGCCCATCATCAGGGCATGACCATCGTCGCCATCGCCAATGCTCTGCATCATGGCCGGATGCGCGAAAGATTTCATCGCGAGCCGATGATCCAGGCCAGCGAGCTCTTGCTTCAGGAGCGCATGCCGAGGGATGTCGCAGTCGTGCGCCCCCGGGTCGAGGAGGCGAGAGCCTCGGCGCCCGTGGCCGTTACCGAAGGCCCTATGGTGCGCCGTCTCACCGCCTCCGCAGTGGGCGCTCCGGTGACGCATCTGCTGTCGAACGGACGCTATTCGGTGATGTTGACCGCATCAGGCTCGGGCTACAGCCGCTGGCGCGATATCGCCGTGACGCGCTGGCGGGAGGATGCGACCTGCGACGACTGGGGCTCGTTCGTGTTTCTGCGCGACACGCAGAGCGGAGCCGTCTGGTCCGCCGCCGCGCAGCCTGTCGGAAGCAGCGTGGAATACGACGAAATCGTCTTCGGCGAGGATCGCGCCGAATTCATCCGCCGCGACGGCGCATTGACGACCACCATGGATGTTCTCGTCTCCGGCGAGGACGACGGCGAGGTTCGCCGCATATCCTTGACCAATAGCGGACGCCGTCCGCGCGAGATCGAGCTGACCTCCTACGCCGAAATCGTGCTGACCACGGCCTCCGCCGACACTGCGCATCCGGCTTTCGCCAAAATGTTCGTGCAGACGGAATATCTCGGCGAATTCGGCGCGCTCGTCGCGACACGCCGCCGGCGTTCGCACGATGAGCCGCAAGTTTGGGCCGCTCATTTCGCGGTCGTCGAACGCGAGATCGTCGCCGATCCGCAATATGAATCGGATCGGGCGCGCTTCGTCGGCCGCAACCGCTCGGTCGGCGCCGCGATCGCCATGGAGAGTGGGCGACGGCTTTCCAACACGGTCGGGACCGTTCTCGACCCGATCTTTTCGCTCCGGCATCGCGTGACGATCCCGCCGGGAAAGATCGCGCGCGTCGCCTTCTGGACCGTCGTCGCGTCATCACGCAACGCGCTCCTGGATCTCATCGACACGCATCACGATCGCAACGCTTTCAACCGGGCCAAGACTCTGGCGTGGACCCAGGCCCAGGTTCAGCTTCGTCATCTCGACGCGACGACGGAGGAGGCGGCGGATTTCCAACGCCTCGCGGCGCCGATCCTCTATTCCGACCGACGATTCAGAGCGTCGTCGGCGGCGATCATCGACGGCGCAGGCCCTCAGTCGGGTCTGTGGCCTCACGCCATCTCCGGCGATTTGCCGATCGTCCTGCTGCGCATCGACGACATCGAGGATATCGCGCAGGTTCGCCAGATACTGCGCGCTCACGAATATTGGCGCATGAAACGCCTCGGCGTCGACCTCGTCATCGTCAACGAGCATGCGTCTTCCTACATGCAGGATCTTCAGGTCGCGATCGAGACGGCCGTGCGCAGCAGCCAATCGCGGCCACGACTCGGCGATGAGGCCGGACAAGGCGCTGTCTACGCGCTTCGCGCCGACCTGATGAGCGCCGATGGTCGAGCCTTGCTGCAATCGGCCGCTCGTGTCGTTCTGCTCGCCCGCCGCGGGCTTATCGCCGATCAGCTCGCCCGTTTGCCCGCGTCGCCCATTCCGCCACCGTCGATGCGGCGTCAAAAGCCGCCTCCCGTGTCGCGGCCGTCGCCGGCGCCTCGCGATCTCGAGTTCTTCAATGGGCTCGGCGGATTCGACAAGGATGGCCGGGAATATGTGACCATCCTCGATGCGGACCATGCGACGCCGGCGCCCTGGATCAATGTGATCGCCAATCCGGGCTTCGGCTTTCAGGTCGCGGCGGAGGGAAGCGGCTACAGCTGGGCCGAGAACAGTCGCGAGAATCAGCTGACGCCGTGGTCGAACGATCCGGTCGCGGACCCGACAGGCGAGGCGATCTATGTTCGCGACGAAACGACCGGCGATCTATGGAGCCCGACGGCCCAGCCGATCCACGACGGCGGGACATATGTCGCTCGCCACGGTCCCGGGTACAGCCGCTTCGAGCACCAGGCGAATGGCGTCGGGCTCCGATTGCTGCAATATGTCCCGCTCGCCGAGCCGATCAAGATTTCACGCCTGACGATCGAGAATTCTTCTTCGACGCCCCGCCGTCTTTCGGTCACGGCCTATGCGGAGTGGGTGCTCGGGCCGTCGCGCGGCGCTTGCGCTCCGTTCGTCGTGACGCAGATCGACGAGGCCACCGGAGCGATATTGGCCCGCAATCCCTGGAGCGTGGCCTTCTCCGATCGCGTCGCTTTTGCCGACCTTTCCGGCCGGCAGACGGCCTGGACAGGCGACCGCGCCGAATTTCTCGGCCGTAACGGCGCCCTCGCGGCGCCTGCGGCGCTCATCGGAACGACGCCCCTGAGTGGAACGACCGGCGCAGGGCTCGATCCCTGCGCGGCATTGCAATGCGTCGTGGAACTCGGCGTGGGCGAGTCGGTCGAAGTGGTCTCTTTGATTGGACAATGCGGATCGGCCGAAGAGGCGCGGAAGCTTATCGCGCGCTATCGCGCAGCCGACCTCGACGCCGTTCTCGACGAGGTGACGGACCATTGGGATACATTGCTCGGGACGATTCAGGTGAAGACGCCGGACCGCGCGATGGACATAATGCTGAACGGCTGGCTGCTGTATCAGACGCTCGCCTGCCGCATCTTCGCACGCTCGGCCTTCTATCAGGCGAGCGGAGCCTACGGCTTCCGCGATCAGCTTCAGGACGGCATGGCGCTCGCCTTCGCGGCGCCGGACGAGACGCGGCGCCATCTTCTGCGCGCAGCCGCAAGACAATTCGTCGAAGGCGACGTGCAGCATTGGTGGCTGCCGCACTCTGGGCAAGGGGTGCGAACGCGGATATCGGACGATCGCGTCTGGCTCGCCTTCGCGACCGCCACCTATGTCGCCAGTTCGGGCGACGCCGCGATATTGAATGAGAAATTGCCGTTTCTCGAAGGTCCGCGCTTGCGGCGCGGGGAGCACGAGGCCTTTTTCCCCCCTCAGGTCGCGGACCAATCGGCTTCGCTGTTCGAACATTGCGCCCGCGGCCTCGACCAATGCCTGGAGTTGACCGGCGGACATGGCTTGCCGCTGATCGGCGGCGGCGACTGGAACGACGGAATGAACCGGGTCGGCGAAGGCGGCGCCGGCGAAAGCGTGTGGCTCGGCTGGCTGCTGGTGCGGACCCTTGAGCTGTTCGCTCCGCTGGCCGAAGCGCGTGACGCCGACCGCGCGCGCCGCTGGCGCGCACATGCGGACAATGTGCGAGAGGCGCTCGAGCGCGAAGCGTGGGATGGCGAATGGTATCGCCGCGCGACATTCGACGACGGAACCTGGCTCGGCTCCAAAGAGAGCGAAGAGTGCCGGATCGATTCGATCGCTCAATCCTGGGCGGTTTTGTCGGGCGCCGCCGACCCGATGCGCGCGGCCGAGGCGATGGCGTCGCTGGAAAGGCGCCTGATCCGTAAAGACGAGGGTCTGGCTCTGCTGTTTTCGCCGCCCTTCGACAAGACTGCGCTCGATCCGGGCTACATCAAGGGCTACCCTCCTGGCCTGCGCGAAAACGGCGGCCAATACAGCCACGCCGCCATGTGGGCCGTCCTGGCCTATGCGCAGATCGGCGCCGGCGAGACGGCCAGCGAGCTCTTCGCCTTGCTCAACCCGATCAATCATGCGCGCACTCCCGAGGAGGTCGAGCGCTACAAGGTCGAGCCCTATGTCGTCGCGGCGGACGTCTACTCCGTCACACCCCACGTCGGGCGTGGGGGATGGAGCTGGTACACGGGCTCCGCCGCGTGGATGTATCGCGCCGGCGTCGAAGGCATTCTGGGCATCCGCCGCGAGGGGGCCGTTCTCGTCGTCGACCCGTGCTTGCCAACCGCATGGCCGGGATTCGACGCCACTGTCGAAGTGGGAGCGACGCGTTACGAAATCCGCGTGGAAACCGCGTCGAATCGCTGTCGCGGCGTCTCGCGAGCGCTCCTCGACGGCGAGCCGACGCCTTGTGTCGAAGAACGTGTTCGCGTCGATCTGGACGGGCGTGCGCATCGGCTGCAGATCGTCATATAG
- the msuE gene encoding FMN reductase, protein MTAIKLVAVSGGLGHPSRAAALAKAITAEIAASTTIEAHTISVADLVADLAGVISAEDAPPSVSEAVKRIETADALVVTTPVYRGSYTGLFKHLFDLVHYEALIGKPVLLAATGGSDRHSLVIDHQLRPLFAFFQSLTLPLGVYANDSDFSNYEVSSDALKERIRLAVARGVGHLELQR, encoded by the coding sequence ATGACCGCGATCAAGCTCGTCGCCGTATCGGGCGGCCTCGGGCATCCGTCACGCGCCGCTGCTCTCGCGAAAGCGATCACGGCGGAAATAGCCGCATCGACAACGATCGAAGCCCATACCATATCGGTCGCCGATCTCGTCGCCGACCTCGCCGGCGTCATTTCGGCAGAGGACGCGCCCCCATCAGTGAGCGAAGCCGTGAAACGCATCGAGACCGCGGACGCGCTGGTGGTGACGACGCCGGTCTATCGCGGCTCCTACACCGGCCTTTTCAAGCATCTCTTCGATCTCGTTCATTACGAGGCCTTGATCGGAAAGCCGGTGCTGCTCGCGGCGACGGGCGGCAGCGACCGACACTCATTGGTGATCGATCACCAATTGCGACCCTTATTCGCTTTTTTCCAGTCACTGACATTACCGCTCGGCGTCTACGCCAACGACAGTGATTTCTCGAACTATGAAGTGAGCAGCGACGCATTGAAGGAACGAATTCGGCTCGCGGTCGCAAGAGGAGTAGGCCATTTGGAGCTGCAACGCTAG